Proteins from a genomic interval of Neovison vison isolate M4711 chromosome 4, ASM_NN_V1, whole genome shotgun sequence:
- the PEG10 gene encoding LOW QUALITY PROTEIN: retrotransposon-derived protein PEG10 (The sequence of the model RefSeq protein was modified relative to this genomic sequence to represent the inferred CDS: inserted 1 base in 1 codon) gives MRNKKLLKTKRRKGGRGGQDPGLHPHRSEATSGRSPPTPALTLGPDCPPPPPPPPPNGPSSSSSSCSSSSSSSSSSRSAQRGQYIPNLAERRRDDLSEEINNLREKVMKQSEENNNLQNQVQKLTEENTTLREQVEPPPQDEEDDLELRGAAAAAAPPTPLEEECPDDLPEKFDGNPDMLVPFMAQCQLFMEKSTRDFSVDRVRVCFVTSMMTGRAARWASAKLERSHYLMHNYPAFMTEMKHVFEDPQRREAAKRKIRRLRQGMGSVIDYSNAFQMIAQDLDWNEPALIDQYHEGLSDHIQAELSRLEVAKSLSALIGQCIHIERRLARAAAARKPRSPPRALVLPHITSHHQVDPTEPVGGARMRLTQEEKERRRKLNLCLYCGNGGHYADNCPAKASKASPXGKLPGPAVEGPSATGPELIRSPQDDASSPHLQVMLQIHLPGRHTLFVRAMIDSGASGNFIDHEYVAQNGIPLRVKDWPILVEAIDGRPIASGPVVHETHDLIVDLGDHREVLSFDVTQSPFFPVVLGVRWLSTHDPNITWSTRSIVFDSEYCRYHCRMYSPIPPSLPPPAQPSFYYPVDGYRVYQPVRYYYVQNVYTPVDENVYPDHRLVDPTIEMIPGAHSIPSGHVYSLSEPEMAALRDFVARNVKDGLITPTIAPNGAQVLQVKRGWKLQVSYDCRAPNSFTIQNQYPRLSIPNLDDQAHLATYTEYVPQLPGYQTYPTYTTYPTYPVGFAWYPVGRDGHGRSLYVPVMITWNPHWYRQPPVPQYPPPQPPPPPPPPPPPPSYSTM, from the exons aaacaaaaagcttttgaaaacaaaaagaagaaagggtgGAAGAGGAGGCCAGGATCCGGGCCTCCATCCCCACAGGAGCGAAGCTACATCTGGGAGGTCTCCTCCCACTCCAGCTCTCACCCTGGGGCCCGactgcccacctcctcctcctcctcctccccccaacggcccctcctcctcctcttcctcttgctcctcctcctcttcctcttcttcctcctcacgCAGCGCCCAAAGGGGCCAGTACATCCCCAACCTGGCCGAACGAAGGCGGGACGATCTCTCTGAAGAGATCAACAACCTCCGAGAGAAGGTCATGAAGCAGTCTGAGGAGAACAACAACCTGCAGAACCAGGTGCAGAAGCTCACTGAGGAGAACACCACCCTCCGTGAGCAAGTGGAGCCCCCCCCTCAGGATGAGGAGGATGACCTCGAGCTCCGCGGTGCTGCGGCGGCGGctgccccacccactcccctaGAGGAAGAGTGCCCAGATGACCTTCCTGAGAAGTTCGACGGCAACCCAGACATGCTGGTTCCTTTCATGGCCCAGTGCCAGCTCTTCATGGAGAAAAGCACCAGAGATTTCTCAGTCGACCGCGTCCGCGTCTGCTTCGTGACCAGCATGATGACCGGTCGCGCCGCCCGCTGGGCCTCCGCGAAGCTGGAGCGATCCCACTACCTGATGCACAACTACCCAGCCTTCATGACCGAAATGAAGCACGTCTTCGAAGACCCGCAGAGGCGAGAGGCGGCCAAACGCAAGATCAGACGTCTGCGCCAGGGCATGGGGTCGGTCATCGACTACTCCAACGCCTTCCAGATGATTGCACAGGACCTGGATTGGAACGAGCCCGCCCTGATCGACCAGTACCACGAGGGCCTCAGCGACCACATTCAGGCAGAGCTGTCCCGCCTCGAAGTGGCCAAGTCGCTGTCGGCGCTGATCGGCCAGTGCATCCACATTGAGAGAAGGCTGGCCAGAGCGGCCGCCGCTCGCAAGCCGCGCTCCCCACCGCGCGCGCTGGTGTTGCCGCACATCACGAGCCACCACCAGGTAGATCCCACCGAGCCTGTGGGCGGCGCCCGCATGCGCCTGAcccaggaggaaaaagaaagacgcAGAAAGCTGAACCTCTGCCTCTACTGCGGAAATGGAGGTCACTACGCCGACAACTGTCCTGCCAAGGCCTCAAAGGCTTCGC GCGGGAAACTCCCCGGCCCCGCTGTAGAGGGACCTTCAGCGACCGGGCCAGAATTAATAAGGTCCCCACAAGATGATGCTTCATCTCCACACTTGCAAGTGATGCTCCAGATTCATCTCCCGGGCAGACACACCCTGTTCGTCCGAGCCATGATCGATTCTGGTGCTTCTGGCAACTTCATCGATCACGAATATGTTGCCCAGAACGGAATTCCTCTGAGGGTCAAGGACTGGCCAATACTGGTGGAAGCGATTGATGGACGCCCCATAGCATCGGGCCCAGTTGTCCACGAAACGCACGACCTGATAGTCGACCTGGGAGATCACCGCGAGGTGCTGTCATTCGATGTGACTCAGTCTCCGTTCTTCCCCGTCGTCCTTGGGGTGCGCTGGCTGAGCACACATGATCCCAACATCACATGGAGCACCCGATCGATCGTCTTTGATTCTGAATATTGCCGATACCACTGCAGGATGTATTCCCCAATACCTCCGTCGCTCCCACCACCGGCACAGCCGTCGTTTTACTACCCGGTGGATGGATACAGAGTTTACCAGCCAGTGAGGTATTACTATGTCCAGAATGTGTACACTCCAGTGGACGAAAACGTCTACCCGGATCACCGCCTGGTTGACCCCACCATCGAAATGATACCTGGAGCGCACAGTATTCCCAGCGGACACGTGTACTCACTGTCCGAACCCGAAATGGCAGCCCTGCGAGATTTTGTGGCCAGAAACGTGAAAGACGGGCTGATTACTCCAACAATCGCCCCAAATGGAGCCCAGGTTCTCCAGGTGAAGAGGGGATGGAAACTGCAAGTCTCCTACGACTGCCGAGCTCCCAACAGCTTCACCATTCAGAATCAGTATCCTCGACTCTCTATTCCAAACTTGGATGACCAGGCTCACCTGGCAACGTACACTGAATACGTACCTCAACTACCTGGATACCAGACCTACCCCACATACACCACGTACCCGACCTACCCAGTAGGATTTGCCTGGTACCCAGTGGGGCGAGATGGACATGGACGATCACTCTATGTCCCCGTGATGATCACCTGGAACCCACATTGGTACCGCCAGCCTCCGGTACCCCAGTatccgccgccgcagccgccgccgccgcctccgccgccgccgccgccgccgtcttACAGCACCATGTAG